CTTGGGCGACGGCGAGTGCGGCTGCGGCCAGCAGGGGGAAAAGCATCAGGGCGTGCTTAAACATCAGGGCCATCCTACCGTATGCCCGTCGCCAAGCAAGCGTCGCCAACTTACAATTCCCCGAATTATTTCCGGCCGGCCCGCCGGCTTGTGCATAAATTGTCTGACTTTGGGTTGGAACGCGCCCGCCAATTCGTTTTACCAACAAGCCATGGAACGCATCCCGTATCTCGGGCACACGATTTTCAAGTGGCAGGTCGGCGCCTCGTCCTTCCTGGCGCTGCCGGAAAAGGGCGCGCGGCTCATGAACTGGAACGTCACCCTCGGCGATGGCAGCGTGCGCGACATCATCTACTGGCCCGAGGTCGAGAATCTCGACACCATCGCCAGCGTCCGCGGCGGCAACCCGATCCTTTTCCCCTTCAACGGCCGCACCTACGACCGCGGTGCGATCCACCAGTGGCGGGCGGAGGACGGCGTGCAGCGCCCCATGCCCATGCACGGTCTTGCGCGGCAGGGAAAGTTCAACCTGACCCGTCTCGACGAGGGCGGCTTTTCCGCGCAGTTCATACCCGACGAGGCCGCCAAGGCCGCCTACCCCTACGACTACGAGTTCGTCGTCAGCTACCGGTTCGACCCGCTGGCACTCTTTGTGGAGTTGCAACTCACCAACCACGGCCGCGCGCCCATCCCGTGGTCGGCAGGCCATCATTTCTATTTCACGCTGCCTTGGAGCAGCGGCCGCACGCGGCGTGACTACACGCTGGAGACCACCGCCACC
The DNA window shown above is from Oleiharenicola lentus and carries:
- a CDS encoding aldose epimerase — protein: MERIPYLGHTIFKWQVGASSFLALPEKGARLMNWNVTLGDGSVRDIIYWPEVENLDTIASVRGGNPILFPFNGRTYDRGAIHQWRAEDGVQRPMPMHGLARQGKFNLTRLDEGGFSAQFIPDEAAKAAYPYDYEFVVSYRFDPLALFVELQLTNHGRAPIPWSAGHHFYFTLPWSSGRTRRDYTLETTATKHLQRDDKGQLVPGPRVNNRETLDTPALVDLIHTGLKREVFAVTEAGTGNRLFFRTSMAGSSAKDFAVVTWTQDEKSPFYCVEPWMGPPNAPETKVGLHHVAPGQTQKFYVEISLG